The Denticeps clupeoides chromosome 1, fDenClu1.1, whole genome shotgun sequence genome segment ATGTGCCAAAGCCAGACAAAGGGTTTGATGCAGTCATCTGCCTGGGGAACTCATTTGCTCATTTACCAGACTTCAAAGGTGAGATGTACGTTGTGTGAAATCTGAAATCTGGTTCTGACCTTTAATTGCTCACACTACTGAACCTGTGTGAACAGCAGCAGATGCAAAGATACATTATTTCCTGGAATCCCAGTATTGTGGAATTATGAAAGGCCTAAATGCAATCCGCATGCGATGCAACTGGAATATGTGCAGGTCACGTTGAGATCACACTGGGATCTGATCACTTGGTCTGAGTTTGTTAAGCAATGTGTACACCAAGAACATGGAAATTAAATTGGagttgggggcagtggtggtctggcaggtaaggaagaggacccataatcggaaccaccatggtgccactgaggtctctctgagtaaggcaccgtccccaaacgctgctcctgggcgcctgtcatggctgcccactaaaaaagcagaggacacattttgttctggcaccgtgtgctgcgctgcagtgtattacaatgacaatcacttcactttcaggtgcACAAAAAGGTATAGATCCATTCTACATCAATTCCCCCTAATTCGATCTGAATGCAACGTCCGAACTAGCGTCCACATCACAAGCTGAATCTTTGATGACCCACAGGGGACCAAAGTGACCAGAAGATGGCTCTTCACAACATTGCCAGTATGGTGAAGCCAGGGGGGATTCTGATAATCGACCACCGGAACTATGACTACATCCTGGAGACTGGCCGAGCTCCTCAGGGGAAGAACATCTACTACCAGGTAGTCATTTTTGGTGCATgtcattaatgttcattttaagaATTAAGAACATCTGTGCGGCTGTATAATTAGTAGaataagctttttaaaaaaaaaaaacagctacgTTTTACGAATGCAAACGGGGTCAGATGAGTGATTCTGATTCCTTTCAGAGTGACCTGAAGCAGGACATTTCCACCTCTGTTTTGTGGGTGAACAACAAGCCCCATATGATAACTCTGGACTATACCCTAGAGGTTCCTCAGCCTGAGGGGGATAAAAAGGAGCCAGAGACCAGGTATGGGAGCAGGGGGGGTATTCTATACTGTCTACTAACCAAGCCAATCAGGTTTAATGCTACTTCCTGTAGTcatttacacacagagaaagaaataataaagtcAGTGTGACATCTAGTGTGACATTCAACAAAGGAGTGATGATGTTGGTTGCCAGGTCTCATCAGTTTCTTTGGATTAACAGCACTTTGTTTAATGGAATTTTTTAACTAGTATGACATTTTCTTTACTATGATTTACATTGGCACTAGCTGCAAAGATTTTGATTAGAATCTTCTCCTTCTGGCTACCTCTGTTGACACGGCGGCTGAATTTATCATTCTTCACATGTGCTACCTTGAAGCATGCAAGCATATATTCACAAAGTTGCAATGTCCCTGCTGTGAAAATTGGCTTGTTTTTGTGACTGTAACAGTTGGCTATTTATTTAAAGTCTAGCAccaaaaatgacacaaagaaTTACTAGTTTACTGCATTCACGGTAAAAACACAGTACACTCAAGTGGTGTAGCAAACAAAAAATGGTAAAGTGCCTGTTTGTGCATTTCTTCAGTTCACTAAGAAAATAAGTCAGTTCATTCTGTAATATCTGGTTCGATATGTTAACTCGGGAGCAGCCGGTAACAGATTTGGGTGTGCCCTGTTGCTTTTACAGTAAGTTCCGCTTGTCCTACTACCCCCACTGCCTGGAGAACTTCAAGGAGATGCTGAGAGAAGCCTTTTCTGGCCGGTGCGAAATGAACGTCTATGGTGACTTCCAGGCCTACAAACCGGGCCAGGCCCAGGTTCCATGCTACTTCATTCATGTAATGAGGAAGACGGCGTAAAGAGGAGAAGGGAAGAGGAAGGTGCTCTCTCTACTCATTTCCCTTCTTTCCCACTCTTTCGAGTTCAATTGTTCTAATCTTCAGTATTGGTGCTCATTTCCTGTTGGAAAGCTCCCGTGATTTTCTTGACACTGTACTGGGGCACCTCGTGTTGGTCTGAGCATGCACACTGCTGCTTGACGAGGCAGAGCCTTGACCTCATTTCACCCAGGGTTTGGCTTTCGGTTTGGAGCTGGTTGAATCCTTTGACTGCATTGCAAACTGGTTACTGTTATTATTTCAATGCTTTCTCTTTTACCCTTGTTTTTATGGTAATCTCTGTTGATAACGTTCTACTTGTGAATTACATTCCCTAAAATACAAATCCAGTGTGCAGTGCATTCTTACTCTCATTCTTACAGTTTTGCTGTTCTACATTATTAACCCCCCAATTGAAAATTAATGGAAAactgaaacactgaaacaatcAAGTTAAACCGATTTAACATGTTTCTTCAATCTAGCCATTTTATCCAAACATGTCATTGTGGGATGCACTGGGTGTGTCTGGTCTGTTGAAACTCCATTTTCATTCTCATTCACATTCAGATTCTTTCTGTGAGCGATTCAATTTGCACTTACTAttacataatgtaaatgttaatacgCAGTGTTCATACTGTTTCCAAAAACATAGTTTTCAACATGCCAGTGTGACCAACATTATGCCACGAAGTGTTTCTagaagtttcttgctcaggttTAAGCGATATGATTTTATTGGTGAGCATtttcagctgctgctggacaggTTTGACATCCGCTGTTTCCATGGTGTTAAGACGGGCTTGCACCAAAAGGCACTTGGCTTCCCTCTGTTGGGCAAaggcacaaaaaaatgacaaatcgTGCTATAATAGCTCACTGCAGTGAATCAAGgtgttcttatttcattttctggGGCAGTGCTGAAGGGTGTGACATTCTATTTgaattaaatacaatttattgTGCTTGTCTTTTGAATGGATAAGCTCCTGAAAAGTGCAAAGTCCATATTTACCAAGACAAATGATTGACTGTGACCTGGACAGCAATGGTAAATGTTCTACAGGTTCTCAgacaatttaatatttttctgtataACAATGGATGCAATTTTTAAGCCATCTGCATGTTCATCTTTGAATTCAGGAATACCAGGCGAACCTGTTCAAAGTGTATTTTTAATACAGGGAGGACTTCGTGTTCTGATTTGGATGAGAGATGAAGTATGTTTTAtataagatgctctggatataGTCCACATTTTTTGTCTTGATAGTCCAGAAAAAATCAACCAGTTTCATATTATCTaaatttttggaatttttttggtaaaaaaacaaaattcttaaaaaaaaaaaaaaaaatctgttaatgTTAATTCTGTTTCTGTGGCTTATTTCTAAGTTGTTTCACCACCAGCATGATGGGGAAACAATTGTGAAGTGAATCTCGCTGCAGCCTTGCAAATAGTGACTGGGATTAACAACGATTGATTGTAATGCCGACACCCTAACATCATTACGTTGCTGTAAATACTTAAAACACATTGGAGTGTTTGCACTGGCAGGTGATTGCCTTAATCTCTGTCCCTCT includes the following:
- the LOC114797470 gene encoding glycine N-methyltransferase-like, with the protein product MVDSVYRTRSLGVAAVGLPDQYADGKAAKVWQLYIGDTRRRTEEYRSWLVALLRKHGCRRVLDVACGTGVDSIMLVEEGFRMVSVDASDKMLKYALKERWERRKEPAFDQWVIEEANWLTLAEDVPKPDKGFDAVICLGNSFAHLPDFKGDQSDQKMALHNIASMVKPGGILIIDHRNYDYILETGRAPQGKNIYYQSDLKQDISTSVLWVNNKPHMITLDYTLEVPQPEGDKKEPETSKFRLSYYPHCLENFKEMLREAFSGRCEMNVYGDFQAYKPGQAQVPCYFIHVMRKTA